The following are encoded together in the Argopecten irradians isolate NY chromosome 5, Ai_NY, whole genome shotgun sequence genome:
- the LOC138323240 gene encoding tubulin alpha-1A chain-like, whose translation MRECISVHVGQAGVQMGNACWELYCLEHGIQPDGQMPSDKTIGGGDDSFNTFFSETGAGKHVPRAVFVDLEPTVVDEVRTGTYRQLFHPEQLITGKEDAANNYARGHYTIGKEIVDLVLDRIRKLADQCTGLQGFLIFHSFGGGTGSGFTSLLMERLSVDYGKKSKLEFAIYPAPQVSTAVVEPYNSILTTHTTLEHSDCAFMVDNEAIYDICRRNLDIERPTYTNLNRLIGQIVSSITASLRFDGALNVDLTEFQTNLVPYPRIHFPLATYAPVISAEKAYHEQLSVAEITNACFEPANQMVKCDPRHGKYMACCMLYRGDVVPKDVNAAIATIKTKRTIQFVDWCPTGFKVGINYQPPTVVPGGDLAKVQRAVCMLSNTTAIAEAWARLDHKFDLMYAKRAFVHWYVGEGMEEGEFSEAREDLAALEKDYEEVGVDSVEGEGEEEGEEY comes from the exons ATG AGGGAATGTATCAGCGTCCATGTCGGCCAGGCCGGAGTCCAGATGGGCAATGCCTGCTGGGAGTTGTACTGTCTGGAGCACGGTATCCAGCCTGATGGTCAGATGCCCTCAGACAAGACAATCGGAGGTGGTGATGACTCCTTCAACACCTTCTTCAGCGAGACTGGAGCTGGCAAGCACGTACCCAGGGCTGTTTTTGTAGATCTGGAGCCCACTGTTGTTG ATGAGGTCCGTACCGGTACATACAGACAGCTTTTCCACCCAGAGCAGCTCATCACCGGCAAGGAAGATGCTGCCAACAACTACGCAAGAGGTCACTACACCATTGGAAAGGAAATCGTCGACTTGGTCCTTGACCGTATCAGGAAGCTCGCTGATCAGTGTACTGGTCTCCAGGGATTCCTCATCTTCCACAGCTTCGGTGGTGGTACCGGATCCGGATTCACCTCCCTCCTCATGGAACGTCTCAGTGTTGACTACGGAAAGAAATCTAAGCTCGAGTTCGCCATCTACCCAGCTCCCCAGGTCTCCACCGCCGTCGTTGAGCCATACAACTCCATCCTGACCACCCACACCACCCTTGAGCACTCAGACTGCGCCTTCATGGTCGACAACGAGGCTATCTACGATATCTGCCGCCGTAACTTGGACATTGAGAGACCAACATACACCAACTTGAACCGTCTCATCGGCCAGATTGTCAGCTCCATCACTGCCTCTCTCAGATTCGACGGTGCCCTGAACGTTGACTTGACTGAGTTCCAGACCAACTTGGTGCCATACCCACGTATCCATTTCCCTCTGGCCACATATGCCCCAGTTATCTCCGCCGAGAAGGCCTACCACGAGCAGCTCTCTGTTGCTGAGATCACCAACGCCTGCTTTGAGCCCGCCAACCAGATGGTGAAATGTGATCCCCGTCACGGCAAATACATGGCCTGCTGTATGTTGTACAGAGGTGATGTTGTCCCCAAGGATGTCAATGCTGCCATCGCCACCATCAAGACCAAGAGGACCATCCAATTCGTTGACTGGTGTCCAACTGGTTTCAAGGTCGGAATCAACTACCAGCCACCAACTGTTGTGCCAGGAGGTGATTTGGCCAAGGTCCAGCGTGCCGTGTGCATGTTGAGCAACACCACCGCCATTGCCGAGGCCTGGGCTCGTCTTGACCACAAGTTCGATCTTATGTACGCCAAGCGTGCTTTCGTCCACTGGTACGTAGGAGAGGGTATGGAAGAAGGTGAGTTCTCTGAGGCTCGTGAGGATTTGGCTGCCCTTGAGAAGGATTACGAAGAGGTCGGTGTCGACTCTGTTGAGGGTGAGGGAGAAGAGGAGGGTGAGGAGTATTAA